From Cyprinus carpio isolate SPL01 chromosome A7, ASM1834038v1, whole genome shotgun sequence, a single genomic window includes:
- the LOC122145529 gene encoding fucolectin-5-like: MFIEDLALKGMAVQSSTHNCGATYSICGASKAIDGIRYSPSGTPHPEETYTYCSHTSNDLNPWWRLDLLDYYYIYKVAITNRGDGWLEQTTGVEIRIGNSLDNNGNNNPRCAVTSSVPAGSTVSFSCGGMEGRYVNMYIPKQAYLVLCEVEVYGTGNFCNLILDC; encoded by the exons atgtttaTAGAGGATTTGGCATTAAAAGGAATGGCTGTACAGTCGAGCACACATAATTGTGGAGCTACATATTCCATCTGTGGAGCTTCAAAGGCCATCGACGGCATCAGATACTCTCCTTCAGGTACACCCCATCCAGAAGAAACCTATACATACTGCTCCCACACATCAAACGATCTCAACCCGTGGTGGAGGCTGGACCTGCTGGATTATTACTACATTTACAAAGTGGCCATTACCAACAGAGGCGACGGCTGGTTGGAGCAAACGACTGGAGTAGAGATCCGCATCGGAAACTCTCTGGATAACAACGGCAACAACAATCCCAG ATGTGCTGTCACTTCATCTGTCCCAGCAGGCAGTACTGTCAGTTTCTCTTGCGGTGGAATGGAAGGTCGTTATGTGAACATGTACATTCCTAAACAGGCATATCTCGTGCTGTGTGAGGTGGAGGTTTATGGAACAGGTAATTTCTGTAACCTCATTCTAGATTGTTAA